A window of Gemmatimonadales bacterium genomic DNA:
CCGCCGGTGCTCGTCCTTGCGGCACCGAAGGCGCCCCGGACCAACGTCGAGGCGCTGCGTCTCCGGGGCGTGGACCTCGTGATGGCGGCTGGGCTTCGCCGCCAGCTGCGCGCGCTGAAGTCCCGCGGCGTCGAGAGCCTGCTGGTCGAGGGCGGCGGGGTGCTCGCGGGCCGATTGCTCGCGCAGGGGCTCGTGGACCGGTTGTACCTCATCACCGCACCGCTGCTCCTGGGCCGCGACGGCGTACCGGCGTTCGGTGCGCTTCGCGGCGTGCGGCTCGACCGGGCGAAGCGTTGGCGGACGGTCGGGCGTAAGCGGCTGGGCGCCGACACGCTCCTCGTCCTGGACCGGCCCTGATGTTCACCGGCATCGTCACGGCCGTCGGCATGGTGCGCGCGGTGAAAGCGACCGCGAAAGGGTTCGAGATCACGGTCGCCGCCCCGTATCGAGGGGTCGTCATCGGCGAGAGCATCGCGGTGGATGGCGCGTGCCTCACCGTCGTCCGCAGAGGCAAGGGTACGTTCGCCTTCCAGGCGGTGACGACTACCCGCGGCCGCACCAACTTCGGGTCGTTCCGCGCGGGGCGACCGGTCAACCTGGAGCGCGCGCTAAAGGTGGGTGACCGGCTGGGCGGGCACCTGGTGTCGGGGCACGTGGACGGCGTCGGGACGGTCGTACGCCGGAAGGTGCGGGAAGACGCGGTTCTCCTCGACATCCGCGTGCCCAGGCCGGTCGGGGCGCTCTCCGTACTCCACGGCTCGATATGCGTGGACGGTGTGAGCCTCACTGTCAACGCCCTGCCGAAGACCGGTGTGGTGCAGGTGTCGCTCATCCCCCACACCCTGAAGGCCACCACCCTGGGTGGAGCTAAAGCCGGGACCCGCGTACATTTAGAGGCCGACCAGGTCGGCAGGTTCGTGATGCAGGGGCTGGCGCCCTACAGGGCTGGCAAGGCGCGGAGGCGTTGATGCCGTTCGGAACCGTCGAGCAGGCGATCCGGGACGTCGCGGCGGGCAAGCTCGTGATCGTCGCGGACGACGAGGGCCGTGAGAACGAAGGCGATCTCATCGGAGCGGCCGAGAAGGTCACGCCGGAGATGGTCAATTTCATGGCGTTGCATGGTCGCGGCCTGGTATGCGTCACGCTCACGCCCGAGCGGTGTCGCGCGCTCGCCCTTCCTCAGATGGTCGACCACAACACCGAGGCGCACGAGACCGCGTTCACTGTGAGTGTGGATGCCACGGCGCGCTTCGGTGTCACGACCGGCATCAGCGCCGCCGACCGCGCCAAGACCATCCAGCTGGCCATAGATCCCGCGACGGTGCCCGGCGACCTGCGTCGTCCCGGCCACGTCTTCCCGCTCCAGGCCCGTCCGGGCGGCGTGCTCCAGCGCGTCGGCCAGACGGAGGCGAGCGTGGACCTCGCGCGGCTGGCCGGGCTCTATCCGGCGGGCGTGATCTGCGAGGTGCTGAACGCCGACGGCACCATGGCACGCCGGCCCGAGCTCGAGGCCTTCGCTGGGGAACACGGGATCACGTTCATCACGGTGGCGCAGATCGTGGCCCACCGTCTCCGGCACGAGCGGCTGGTGCACCGCGTGGCCGAGGCGCGGCTGCCTACGCCGTTCGGCGAGTGGTCGATCATCGGCTACCGGAACGACGTGGATCAGGCCGAGCACGTGGCGCTGGTGTTCAGCGACGTGGCCGGCCAGCCGGGCGTCCTGGTGCGGATGCACTCCAAGTGCCTGACCGGCGACGTGTTCGGATCCGCGCGCTGCGACTGCGGGTGGCAGCTCCAGACCGCGATGGGGATGATCGCGGCGGAGGGACGCGGCGTGGTGGTCTATCTCGACCAGGAAGGGCGCGGCATCGGATTGCTCAACAAGCTCAAGGCGTACGAGCTGCAGGACGCGGGACACGACACCGTGGAGGCCAACCAGCGGCTCGGCTTCAAGCCCGACCTGCGCGACTACGGGATCGGCGCCCAGATCCTCCTCGACCTCGGCGTGCGGTCCATCCGCATTCTCACCAACAACCCGATGAAGCTGGTCGGGGTGGACGGCTACGGCCTCGAGGTGGTCGAGCGGCTGCCGATCGTGCCGCCGCGCACCGAGGAGAACGCCGGGTACCTCGACGTCAAGCGCGACAAGCTGGGCCACCTCTTCACTCACTGATGGCCGAAACCCCGCAGGGCGCGCGACCCCTCGGGGGACGCGTTGGCATCGTCGCCAGCCGATTCAACGAGAATGTGACCGCGCGGCTCCTGGCCGGCGCGAAGGCGTGCCTGGCTGAGCGCGGCGTCCCGGACGAGCGCGTGGACGTGGTCTGGGTGCCGGGGGCGTGGGAGTTGCCGGTGATGGTGCGGGCGCTCCTGGTGGGCGGTGCGCGAGTCCCCTACCTGTCGCGGGTGCCCAACTCCTACGACGCGGTGGTAGCCCTGGGCGCGGTGATCCGGGGCGAGACGGCCCACTTCGACATCATCGCGGCTGAGGCGTCGCGGGGGTTGATGGCTCTCGCCGTCGAATATGGAGTGCCGGTGGGTTTCGGTCTGCTCACCTGCGACACGCTGGCGCAGGCGCTGGCCCGGGCCGGCGGCAAGTCGGGGAACAAGGGGTTCGAGGCGACCGCGGCGGCGCTCGATGTGGCGGGGCAGCTCGGGGCGCGCGATGCCGATACGCGCTGAGACGCGCTCCCGCGCCCTCGCGATTCAACTGCTATATGTGTGGGACGTGGCCGGCGGAGGGGCGGCTTCCGGCGCCGCGGCCGGCTGGGACGGCGTGCTAAAGCTCGCGACCTCCGGCCGTCGGGTCGAAGAGGCGGCCGTGACGTTGGCTCAGCAGGCCGTGGCGAGGCGGGCCGAGTTGGACGCGCATATCGGCCGCGCGGCGGACCGCTGGCGGATGGATCGGATAGGCGTGGTCGACCGCAACGTGCTCAGGCTGGGGACCTTGGAGTTGGCCTTGGGCAACGTCCCTCCCAAGGTCGCCATCGACGAGGCGGTGCGGATGGCGCAGTGGTTCGGCGGGGAAAAGTCGCCCGGCTTCGTGAACGGCATCCTCGACCGGGTGGCGCGGGACCTTGGGCGGTTGTGAAGATACTTCTAATAAACTGGCAGGACCGTACCAACCCGCGGGCGGGCGGCGCGGAGGTGCACCTGCACGAGATCTTCGGTCGAATGGTCGCGCGGGGCCACGAAGTGCACCTGCTGTGCAGCGGCTACTCCGGGGCCGCGGCCGAAGCGACGCTGGACGGGATCCGGGTCCACCGGGTGTCGTCGCGCTACGGCTTCGCGCTGGCGGGTCGGGGCGCCTTCCGCGCTCTTGCCTCTCAGGTCGCCCCGGACGTCGTCGTCGAGGATGTGAACAAGGTGCCGCTGAACCTCCCTTTGGGCTGGTCCGGCCCGTTCGTGCTGGTCGTGCCTCACCTCTTCGGCTCGACCGCGTTCCGCGAGGTGCCATGGCCCGTCGGCGCGGTGGTGTGGGCGGCGGAGCGGCCCATGCCGCGGGTGTACGGTCGCGCCGGCGTGCACGCGATCAGCATCGGCACGCGTGACGACCTGATGGCTCGCGGGTTCCGTGCCGAGGCGATCCGGGTGATCTATCCGGGGGTGGACACCGCGCATTTCACGCCGGATCCTACCGTGCCCCGCGAGTCCGTGCCGACCTTCCTGTACGTGGGGCGGTTGAAGCGTTACAAGCAAGTAGATGTGGCGATCCGCGCCCTGCGACTACTGGTGGGCGGGCGGTGGAGCGAGGCGCGGTTGTGGGTCGCCGGCACCGGGGAGGACCGCTCGCGTCTCGAGGGTATCGCGCGCGAGGCCGGCGTGGCGGATCGCGTGGAGTTCCTCGGCTACGTGAGCGAGGAGAAGAAGATCGAGCTGTACCGTCGCGCCTGGGCGGCCGTGCTGCCGTCCCTCAAGGAGGGTTGGGGGATCACCAACCTCGAAGCCGCCGGGTGCGGCACTCCGGCCCTCGCCGCCGACAACTCCGCGCTGCGCGAATCGGTGCGCGACGGAGAGACCGGCTTTCTGTTCACCACCGGCGACGCCGCGTCCTGCGCCGCCGCGATGGGTCGTATCGGGGAGGACGCCGGCCGGCTGGAACGGCTGTCATGCGCGGCTCGCGCCTTCGCCAAGACGTTCAGTTGGGAGCGCACCGCGCAGGAAACGGAGTCCCACCTCGAGACCGTTGCGGCCGCATGGCCGCGCGGTTAGGAGCGATGCCATGCTGACTACGATCACCGCCCGCCACGGCGAAGTCCCGGACGCGTTGCGAGAACGCGCCGAAACCGTGGTCGCGCGCCTGGCGCGCCTGGCCCACCGGCCGGTGAGCGCGCAGGTCACCTTCGACACCGACGGTCCCCGGGCGGCGGCTGAGCTCATCCTCAAGGCGGCGCGCGGCGCCGTGCTGGTCGCGAGCGCCCAGGCCACCGACCACCGCACCGCGCTGGACCGCGCCACCGCCAAGCTGCGGCGCCAGCTCGACAAGCGCGAGCCGAAACTCCGGCGCGCGGCGGCCGGAAAGCGTTAGGCCCCCGCTGAAGATCCGCGACCTCCTCGAGCTGCGGGGTGACCGGCTCGCCCTCGACGTGCTGTCCGGCGAGTCGGGGCTGGAACGCGAGCTTCCGTCCGGCGAGGCGTCGAGCCCCGGGCTGGTGCTGGCCGGGTACACCGGGCGTTTCGCGCCGGGCCGGGTCTTCGTGCTCGGCGAGACGGAGGTCACGTATCTCTTCTCGCTGGACGCGGCGGCGCGGGCCCAGTCGATCGAGACGCTGTTCAAGTACGACTTCCCATGCCTCTTCGTGACCAAGAAGCAGGAGGTCCCGGCCGAGCTGCTCTCCATCGCGGTGCGGCGCGACGTCGCCGTGCTGCGGTCCGCCCTGAAGACGGCGGAGTTCTATCACCGGATCATCCCGTTCCTCCAGGAGGCGTTCGCGCCGCACACCACGATCCACGGCTCGCTCGCGGACGTGTACGGCGTGGGGCTCCTCTTCATCGGGCGGTCGGGGATCGGCAAGAGCGAGTGCGTGCTGGACCTGGTGGAGCGGGGCCACCGCCTCGTCGCCGACGACGTGGTAGTGGCGCGGCGGCTGGGGCACGACGTGCTGATCGGCCGGGGGGACGAGCACCAGCACCACTTCATGGAGATCCGCGGCATCGGTCTCATCGACATCGCCGCGCTGTTCGGGATCCGCTCGGTGCGCCAGCAGAAGCGAATAGAAGTCGTGGTGCGGCTGGAGGACTGGGACAGCACCGCCGCCTACGAGCGGACGGGGCTCGATGGCGCCCAGACCGAAGTCCTCGACGTGACGCTCCCCCTGGTCGTGGTGCCGCTCAACCCGGGGAAGAACATCACCGTGATCGCCGAGGTCGTGGCGATGCGGCATCTGCTCAAGTACAGCGGCGTGGACTCGGCCCGCCAGTTCAACGAGAAGCTGATCTCCCGCATGCAGGGCCGGCGTGCCGCCCGCGAGTACCTCGAAGAGGACTATGAGTGAGCCGCTGGTGGGTGTCGTCCTGGCGCATGCGGAGGTCGCGGAGGCGCTGGTCTCCGCGGTGCGGGCGATCGCGGGCGACGATCACGGGCTCGTCCCGGTCTCCAACACCGGGTGCGACCGGGCGGCGATCCTGGCGCGGCTGGAGGCCGCGGTCGGCGGGAGGGCAGGGGTGATCTTCGCGGACATGCCGGGCGGCTCGTGCGCTTTCAGCGCGGGTGCGTTCGTCCGGCTGCACCCGGACGTCCGCGTAGTGACCGGCGTCAATCTCGCGATGCTCCTCGATTTCGCGTTCCACCGGGGGCTCCCCGCGGCGGACGCGGCGGCGCGCGCGGTGGAGACGGGGCGCGCATCGGTGGGGGGCATCGGCCGGTGAGCATCGACCTCTTCCGCATCGATGACCGACTGATCCACGGGCAGGTGGTCGTGGGGTGGGGGCAGCCGATGGGGATCGAGTTCATCGTGCTGGTGGACGACGAGGTCCGCGCGAGCGACTGGGAGCAGGAGCTGTACCGGATGGGCGTGCCGCCGTCGGTGGACGTCGCCTTCGCGAGCGTCGAGGAGGCGGCCGCGCAGCTCGCGGCCTGGGAGGCGGACCCCCGGAAAGGGATCGTGCTCACCGGAGACATCGACGGCATGGCGGCGCTCTGCGCCGGCGCCAATGACGCGATCACGCGCGTCAACCTGGGCGGCATCCACTACCGCGAAGGGCGCAAGGAAAGGCTGCGCTACATCTACCTCACCGACGAGGAGGCGGCGAAGCTGCGCGCCCTCGCCGCCCGCAACGTGGAGATCACCGCGCAGGACGTACCGACCGGCCGGGCCGTCCCGCTCAACGAGCTGATGGCGTGACGCTCGCAGCCGTCCTCGCGGTGATCGGGGTCGGGACGTTGGTGGGGCTCGACGTGGTCAGCGTGCCCCAAGCGATGTTCTCACGCCCCCTGGTGGCCGGCTTCTTGGGCGGCGCGGTCGTGGGCCGCCCGCTGTCGGGCCTTGCGATGGGCGCGCTGCTCGAGCTGTTCGCGATGGAGACGCTGCCGGTGGGCGCGGCGCGGCTGCCCGACTGGGGTCCCGGCGCGGTCGCCGCCGGGGCGGTCGTGGCGTCGTCGGGTCGGTCGAGTACTGCCGGCGTTCTCGGCGTCGTGCTGGTGGCGCTCGCGACGGCGTGGATCGGCGGGTGGATGGTGCACGCGATGCGCCGCGCCAACGCGGCGTCGGTGAGCGCGCGGACGACGGTGCTCGAGACGGGCGACGTCGCGGTGCTGCGGCGGATCCTGGCGATGGGGTTCGCGCGCGACGCGCTGCGGAGCGCGGTGCTGACCGCGCTCGCGCTCGCCGGGGCGGGCGCGGTGGCCTCGGTTCTGGAGCGGGGGTGGAGCGTCGCGCCGCTCGTCGCGCGGCTGGCGCTGGCGGCGGCGAGCGTCGGGGTAGGGTTGTGGAGCGCGTGGCAGCTGTTCGGGCACGGGCCGTCGGCGCGATGGCTCGGCGCCGGGCTCGGCGCCGGTACGCTGGTGGCGGTGCTGTGGACGTAACGCCGCTCCGGGTCCCGTCCCTCGGGGCCGTGCTGTCGCGGCTGTTCGTGTTCCAGGCTGCCTGGGACTACGAGCGCATGCAGGGAGTGGGCTTCGGGTACGCCGTCGAGCCGATCCTGCGCACGCTCCCCGGCGGGCCATCCGGCGAGCGGTACCACGAGGCGCTGGCGCGCGAGTCGCGGTTCTTCAACGCGCATCCTTACCTCGGCGCCCTGGCCGTCGGCGCGGCGGGCCGGGCTGAGCTGGAGGGCGAGGCGCCGGAGAAGATCGAGCGGCTGCGGGCCGCGATGTGCGGGCCGTTGGGCGCCCTGGGCGACCGGCTCATCTGGGCGGGATGGCTGCCGGCGTGCATGGCGGTCGCGCTCATCCTGGTCGGGTTCGGCGCGCGCGCCTGGGCCGTTCTGGCGTTCCTGCTGCTCTACAACGTGGTGCACGTCTACCTGCGGGTGTGGGCGCTCCAAGCCGGGTGGCGTGAGGGGCTGCACGTGGCTGCGGCACTGACGTCGCCGCTGCTGCGGTTCGGAAGCGAGATGGCCGGCCCGGTCGCGGCGGTGCTGGTAGGTGCCGCGTTGCCGATCCTGCTCGGGTGGCAGCTGAGCGGGTCGCCGCGGGGAGTACTGGCCCTGGGCGCCGTCCTCGCGCCGCTGTTCGCGCTCATAGTGCGGGTAGCCCGGCCGAGGGCCAACGGCATGGCCGTCGCCGCGGCCGTGCTGGCGCTGACATCGGTGTGCGGGGTGTGGTGGCCGTGATGGAGCAGGCGGTGCCGGTCGTGAACTCGCTCGGGCTGCACGCGCGGCCCGCGGCGCAGTTCGTGAAGGTAGCCAATCGGTTCAAGGCCAGCATCGCGGTGCGAAAGGACGAGACGGAGGTCAACGGGAAGAGCATCATGGGGATGATGATGCTGTCGGCCGAATGCGGCAGCGAGCTGCGCATCCGCTGCGACGGCGACGACGCCGAAGCGGCGATGGCGGCGTTGAGCGCGCTGGTGCGCGCCGGCTTCGGGGAGGACTGAGTGCCGCACCGGGTGATCCACGGCATAGCGGTATCGCCCGGCGTGGCGGTCGGGCCGGCGCTGGTGGTGCGCTGGGAGATCCCACGGGTCCCCGACCACGCCATCCGCGAGGATGAGGTGGAGGGCGAGATCGCGCGCCTGCGCGAGGCGTTCGGGTTCGCGAAGGAGCGCATCGCGCTGGTGCGGGAGAAGGCCGCGGTGCGCGCGGGCCCGGAGGAGGCCCGGATCTTCGACGCCCAGCTCATGATCCTCGACGACGGGGACCTGGTGGCCGGCGTCGAACGGCTCATCCGGGAGAACCACTTCGCCGCCGAGCGGGCGTTCGAGCTCAAGATGCTCGAGTGGCGCGGCCTCTGGATGACCAACGGCAGCACGCTGCTGAAGGACCGGCTGATCGACCTCACCGACGTCGAGATCCGCGTTCTGACCCGGTTGCTGGGTGTGGACGAGCCCGACATCCTCCAGGCGAGGCCGGACGGCCCCGTCGTCCTGGTGGCGAGCGACCTGACGCCGTCGCTCACCGTGCAGCTCGACCGGGAGGCGGTGCTCGCCGTCGCGTGCGAGCAGGGGACGCGGACGTCTCACGCGGCGATCCTCGCCCACTCGATCGGCATTCCCGCGGTGGTCGCGCTTCCCGACGTGCTGGCCAAGGTGGCGACGGGCGAGATGGTCGTGCTCGACGGCTGGGCCGGCACGCTCCAGGTCCAGCCGCTGCCCGCCGACATCGAAGCGGCTTACACCCGCGATCGACGCCGGCGCGCGCTGGACAAGGACCTCGAGGCCGCGGTGGCGTTGCCGGCGCGCACCACCGACGGGGCTGAGCTGGTGCTGCGTGCCAACCTCGACCTGCCGGAAGAGCTCGACGCGGCGGTGCGATACCGCGCCGCCGGCATCGGGCTCATGCGCACCGAGTTCCTGGTCGTGGGACGAGGCCGGATGCCCGCCGAGGACGAGCAGGCGGAGCTGTACCGCCGCGTGGGCGCGTCGTTCGCGGGGAACGACGTCGTGATCCGCACCTTCGACCTCGGCGGGGACAAGTTCCCGGCCGCGTTCAAGATGAGCGCGGAGGGGAACCCTTTCCTCGGCTGGCGCGCGATCCGGGTCTGCCTCGACCAGCCGGAGGTGTTCCGCCCGCAGATCCGCGCGATCCTGCGTGCCGCCGCGCACGCGCGCCTCAAGCTGATGATCCCGCTGGTCACGAGTGCGGAAGAGGTGGACGAGACCCGGGCGATGGTCAGCGAGGAGGCGACGGTGCTGCGCCGGGCGGGCGTGGATGTGCCGGAGCGGCTCCCGGTCGGGGTGATGGTGGAGACGCCGGCTGCCGTGATGATCGCCGACCGGTTGGCCGAGGTCTCCGATTTCCTCTCCGTCGGCACCAACGACCTGGTGCAGTACACCCTGGCGGTGGACCGCGGCAACGCTCGGCTTGCGTCGCGTTTCAACCCGCACCATCCGGCCATCCTGCGCTCGCTCGCGGTGGTGCAGCGGGCGGGGGCGAAGGCCGGAATCGAGGTCTCGGTCTGCGGCGAGATGGCGTCCGACCCGGTCTCCATCTATCTGCTGATAGGGCTCGGCTACCGCGTACTCTCCGTAGCCGCGCCCAGCCTGCCGCTGGTCAAGTGGATGGTCCGGCAGATCGACGCCGGGAGCGCCGCGGCGTGCGTGGCGCCGATGCTCGAGGCCCGCACCGCGGAAGAAGTGTCCACGCGGGCCCGCGAGGCTCTCGGCGCGGTGGTGGATCTGCGCCTCCTCGATCCCTCGTTATAGTTGCCAGCCCGCTCCGGCGCGGCTAGCTTGCGCCTCAACCGAACTCCTGAGAGCACCGACACTTGAGCAACGAACGCCGCTGGCTTTTCACGTCCGAATCGGTCACCGAAGGGCACCCCGACAAGATCGCCGATCAGATCTCGGACGCGGTCCTCGACGCCATCCTGCTCGACGACCCCGTCGCGCGGGTCGCCTGCGAGACCTTCGTCACCACGGGGATGGCCATCGTTGGTGGCGAGATCACCACCACGACGTACGTCAACATCCCCGCCATCGTCCGCGGGACCCTCGAGTCCATCGGCTACACCGACGCGTCTTTCGGCATCGGCGCCGAGACGTGTGCGGTGCTGACGTCCATCGACAAGCAATCGCCCAACATCGCGCAGGGAGTGGACACGGGCGGCGCCGGCGATCAGGGCATGATGTTCGGGTACGCGTCGGACGAGACCGATGCCCTGATGCCGCTGCCCATCCAGCTCGCGCACGGCCTGACGCACCGGCTGTCCGAGGTCCGCAAGAAGGGCGAGCTGCCGTGGGTGCGTCCCGACGGGAAGTCGCAGGTGACGATCGAGTACGAGGGCGACCGGCCGGTCCGGGTGCACACCGTCGTGATCTCGACGCAGCACGCGCCCACGGTCGGCAAGGAAGAGATCACGCGCCAGATCATCGACCACGTCATCAGGCCGGTGCTGGGCGAGTGGATCAACGGCGGCGACCCCACCTACCACATCAACCCGACGGGGCTCTTCGTGGTCGGCGGGCCGCAGGGCGATGCGGGGCTCACCGGGCGCAAGATCATCGTGGACACCTACGGCGGCTTCGCGCGGCACGGCGGGGGGGCCTTCAGCGGGAAGGACCCGACGAAGGTGGACCGCTCGGCTGCCTATGCGGCGCGCTGGGTGGCCAAGAACATCGTCGCGGGCGGTTTGGCGAAGCGGTGCGAGGTGCAGCTAGCCTACGCCATCGGCGTGGTGCAGCCGGTATCCCTGCTGGTGCACACCTTCGGCACCTCGGCGCTGTCCGAGCCGGTGCTCGAGAACGCGGTGCGCGAGCAGTTCGACCTGTCGCCGCTCGGCATCATCGAAGCGCTCGACCTGCGCAAGCCCATCTACCGCCCGACCGCCGCGTACGGCCACTTCGGCCGGAAGCCGGAGCGGCTCAAGGTCAGCGGCGTCGATAAGGGCAACGAAATGATGGTGGACCTCTTCAACTGGGAGCGGACCGACCGTGCGGCCGAGCTCCGTGAAGCCGCGAACCGTTTGGCCGGCGCCGCGAAGGTGCCCGCCGCCAGGAGATAGTCGAGAATGGCAGTAGCCACGAAGACCCCGAGTTTCGACGTCAAGGACCTCGCGATGGCGGACGAGGGACGCCGCCGCACCGAATGGGCGGAGCGCTCGATGCCGGTGCTGAGGCTCATCCGCGAGCGGTTCACCGTCGAGCGGCCGCTGGCGGGCAAGCGCCTCGCCGCGTGTCTGCACGTCACCTCCGAGACCGCGAACCTCGCCATCACGCTGAAGGCGGGCGGCGCCGACGTGGTGCTCTGCGCCTCCAACCCGCTCTCGACGCAGGACGACGTCGGGGCGCACCTGGTGCGCGACCACGGCATCGCCGTCTACGCGATAAAGGGCGAGGACCACGAGACCTACTACGAGCACATCCGGGCCGCGCTGGCCCACCGGTCCGACATCACGATGGACGACGGCGCCGACCTGGTGGGCGCGCTCCACATGATCGCGCTGAACCGGCTGGACGACCTCGCGCCGCCGGTGCGGAAGTGGGTCGAGGGGCTCTCGAGCGACGAGCGCGCCCAGCTGCTGCGGGGTGTGATCGGCTCGACCGAGGAGACGACGACCGGCGTT
This region includes:
- a CDS encoding riboflavin synthase — translated: MFTGIVTAVGMVRAVKATAKGFEITVAAPYRGVVIGESIAVDGACLTVVRRGKGTFAFQAVTTTRGRTNFGSFRAGRPVNLERALKVGDRLGGHLVSGHVDGVGTVVRRKVREDAVLLDIRVPRPVGALSVLHGSICVDGVSLTVNALPKTGVVQVSLIPHTLKATTLGGAKAGTRVHLEADQVGRFVMQGLAPYRAGKARRR
- a CDS encoding bifunctional 3,4-dihydroxy-2-butanone-4-phosphate synthase/GTP cyclohydrolase II → MPFGTVEQAIRDVAAGKLVIVADDEGRENEGDLIGAAEKVTPEMVNFMALHGRGLVCVTLTPERCRALALPQMVDHNTEAHETAFTVSVDATARFGVTTGISAADRAKTIQLAIDPATVPGDLRRPGHVFPLQARPGGVLQRVGQTEASVDLARLAGLYPAGVICEVLNADGTMARRPELEAFAGEHGITFITVAQIVAHRLRHERLVHRVAEARLPTPFGEWSIIGYRNDVDQAEHVALVFSDVAGQPGVLVRMHSKCLTGDVFGSARCDCGWQLQTAMGMIAAEGRGVVVYLDQEGRGIGLLNKLKAYELQDAGHDTVEANQRLGFKPDLRDYGIGAQILLDLGVRSIRILTNNPMKLVGVDGYGLEVVERLPIVPPRTEENAGYLDVKRDKLGHLFTH
- the ribH gene encoding 6,7-dimethyl-8-ribityllumazine synthase, with amino-acid sequence MAETPQGARPLGGRVGIVASRFNENVTARLLAGAKACLAERGVPDERVDVVWVPGAWELPVMVRALLVGGARVPYLSRVPNSYDAVVALGAVIRGETAHFDIIAAEASRGLMALAVEYGVPVGFGLLTCDTLAQALARAGGKSGNKGFEATAAALDVAGQLGARDADTR
- the nusB gene encoding transcription antitermination factor NusB; protein product: MPIRAETRSRALAIQLLYVWDVAGGGAASGAAAGWDGVLKLATSGRRVEEAAVTLAQQAVARRAELDAHIGRAADRWRMDRIGVVDRNVLRLGTLELALGNVPPKVAIDEAVRMAQWFGGEKSPGFVNGILDRVARDLGRL
- a CDS encoding glycosyltransferase family 4 protein, which codes for MKILLINWQDRTNPRAGGAEVHLHEIFGRMVARGHEVHLLCSGYSGAAAEATLDGIRVHRVSSRYGFALAGRGAFRALASQVAPDVVVEDVNKVPLNLPLGWSGPFVLVVPHLFGSTAFREVPWPVGAVVWAAERPMPRVYGRAGVHAISIGTRDDLMARGFRAEAIRVIYPGVDTAHFTPDPTVPRESVPTFLYVGRLKRYKQVDVAIRALRLLVGGRWSEARLWVAGTGEDRSRLEGIAREAGVADRVEFLGYVSEEKKIELYRRAWAAVLPSLKEGWGITNLEAAGCGTPALAADNSALRESVRDGETGFLFTTGDAASCAAAMGRIGEDAGRLERLSCAARAFAKTFSWERTAQETESHLETVAAAWPRG
- the raiA gene encoding ribosome-associated translation inhibitor RaiA, giving the protein MLTTITARHGEVPDALRERAETVVARLARLAHRPVSAQVTFDTDGPRAAAELILKAARGAVLVASAQATDHRTALDRATAKLRRQLDKREPKLRRAAAGKR
- the hprK gene encoding HPr(Ser) kinase/phosphatase, which codes for MRDLLELRGDRLALDVLSGESGLERELPSGEASSPGLVLAGYTGRFAPGRVFVLGETEVTYLFSLDAAARAQSIETLFKYDFPCLFVTKKQEVPAELLSIAVRRDVAVLRSALKTAEFYHRIIPFLQEAFAPHTTIHGSLADVYGVGLLFIGRSGIGKSECVLDLVERGHRLVADDVVVARRLGHDVLIGRGDEHQHHFMEIRGIGLIDIAALFGIRSVRQQKRIEVVVRLEDWDSTAAYERTGLDGAQTEVLDVTLPLVVVPLNPGKNITVIAEVVAMRHLLKYSGVDSARQFNEKLISRMQGRRAAREYLEEDYE
- a CDS encoding PTS sugar transporter subunit IIB, which gives rise to MSIDLFRIDDRLIHGQVVVGWGQPMGIEFIVLVDDEVRASDWEQELYRMGVPPSVDVAFASVEEAAAQLAAWEADPRKGIVLTGDIDGMAALCAGANDAITRVNLGGIHYREGRKERLRYIYLTDEEAAKLRALAARNVEITAQDVPTGRAVPLNELMA
- a CDS encoding PTS sugar transporter subunit IIC; this encodes MTLAAVLAVIGVGTLVGLDVVSVPQAMFSRPLVAGFLGGAVVGRPLSGLAMGALLELFAMETLPVGAARLPDWGPGAVAAGAVVASSGRSSTAGVLGVVLVALATAWIGGWMVHAMRRANAASVSARTTVLETGDVAVLRRILAMGFARDALRSAVLTALALAGAGAVASVLERGWSVAPLVARLALAAASVGVGLWSAWQLFGHGPSARWLGAGLGAGTLVAVLWT
- a CDS encoding PTS system mannose/fructose/sorbose family transporter subunit IID, translated to MDVTPLRVPSLGAVLSRLFVFQAAWDYERMQGVGFGYAVEPILRTLPGGPSGERYHEALARESRFFNAHPYLGALAVGAAGRAELEGEAPEKIERLRAAMCGPLGALGDRLIWAGWLPACMAVALILVGFGARAWAVLAFLLLYNVVHVYLRVWALQAGWREGLHVAAALTSPLLRFGSEMAGPVAAVLVGAALPILLGWQLSGSPRGVLALGAVLAPLFALIVRVARPRANGMAVAAAVLALTSVCGVWWP
- a CDS encoding HPr family phosphocarrier protein, with protein sequence MRGVVAVMEQAVPVVNSLGLHARPAAQFVKVANRFKASIAVRKDETEVNGKSIMGMMMLSAECGSELRIRCDGDDAEAAMAALSALVRAGFGED
- the ptsP gene encoding phosphoenolpyruvate--protein phosphotransferase, which codes for MPHRVIHGIAVSPGVAVGPALVVRWEIPRVPDHAIREDEVEGEIARLREAFGFAKERIALVREKAAVRAGPEEARIFDAQLMILDDGDLVAGVERLIRENHFAAERAFELKMLEWRGLWMTNGSTLLKDRLIDLTDVEIRVLTRLLGVDEPDILQARPDGPVVLVASDLTPSLTVQLDREAVLAVACEQGTRTSHAAILAHSIGIPAVVALPDVLAKVATGEMVVLDGWAGTLQVQPLPADIEAAYTRDRRRRALDKDLEAAVALPARTTDGAELVLRANLDLPEELDAAVRYRAAGIGLMRTEFLVVGRGRMPAEDEQAELYRRVGASFAGNDVVIRTFDLGGDKFPAAFKMSAEGNPFLGWRAIRVCLDQPEVFRPQIRAILRAAAHARLKLMIPLVTSAEEVDETRAMVSEEATVLRRAGVDVPERLPVGVMVETPAAVMIADRLAEVSDFLSVGTNDLVQYTLAVDRGNARLASRFNPHHPAILRSLAVVQRAGAKAGIEVSVCGEMASDPVSIYLLIGLGYRVLSVAAPSLPLVKWMVRQIDAGSAAACVAPMLEARTAEEVSTRAREALGAVVDLRLLDPSL